A section of the Phaseolus vulgaris cultivar G19833 chromosome 8, P. vulgaris v2.0, whole genome shotgun sequence genome encodes:
- the LOC137825572 gene encoding plant UBX domain-containing protein 1 isoform X2, whose translation MVVGSFILTSNTKRRATYKFSTDMDTEAATKIKLDALKERVGREICVFETFVSSSSNAALSNEELTDDFYEFTAEDYHRILAAKKEDKFLKTRKIREAEEAARRSEMTKAIIRVRFPDNHTLETTFHPSETVQSLIDVLTKVIALPEQPFYIYTTPPKKIMKDMSQNFYDAGFCPGAIVYFSYHVPKGSTGPYLEEDILSLKELHAANGQGQQSEPLVQSEPEPAVATHPPVEQRKPAEKKLVKPKWLKM comes from the exons ATGGTCGTGGGTTCCTTCATACTAACTTCTAATACCAAGAGAAGGGCCACCTACAAATTTTCCACCGACATGGACACTGAAGCTGCTACCAAG ATCAAGCTTGATGCATTGAAAGAAAGAGTTGGGCGAGAGATCTGTGTTTTTGAAACATTTGTTTCTTCATCATCAAATGCAGCATTATCCAATG AAGAGTTGACTGATGACTTCTATGAGTTTACTGCTGAAGATTATCATAGAATTTTGGCAGCTAAAAAGGAAG ATAAATTCTTGAAAACTCGAAAAATCCGAGAAGCCGAAGAGGCAGCGCGTAGGTCAGAAATGACGAAG GCTATAATTAGAGTTCGATTCCCAGATAATCACACATTGGAGACTACCTTCCACCCATCAGAAACAGTCCAGAGTTTAATTGATGTCCTGACTAAAGTTATTGCACTGCCAGAGCAGCCATTCTATATAT ATACTACTCCGCCTAAAAAGATCATGAAAGACATGTCTCAGAATTTTTATGATGCTGGCTTTTGTCCTGGAGCCATTGTCTACTTCTCGTACCATGTCCCAAAAG GTAGCACTGGTCCTTACCTTGAAGAAGATATATTATCTTTGAAGGAACTGCATGCTGCTAATGGTCAAGGCCAACAATCTGAGCCTTTAGTACAGTCAGAACCGGAACCTGCAGTGGCAACACATCCTCCTGTTGAACAACGCAAACCTGCTGAGAAAAAGCTTGTTAAACCAAAGTGGTTAAAAATGTGA
- the LOC137825572 gene encoding plant UBX domain-containing protein 1 isoform X3, with protein MVVGSFILTSNTKRRATYKFSTDMDTEAATKQIKLDALKERVGREICVFETFVSSSSNAALSNELTDDFYEFTAEDYHRILAAKKEDKFLKTRKIREAEEAARRSEMTKAIIRVRFPDNHTLETTFHPSETVQSLIDVLTKVIALPEQPFYIYTTPPKKIMKDMSQNFYDAGFCPGAIVYFSYHVPKGSTGPYLEEDILSLKELHAANGQGQQSEPLVQSEPEPAVATHPPVEQRKPAEKKLVKPKWLKM; from the exons ATGGTCGTGGGTTCCTTCATACTAACTTCTAATACCAAGAGAAGGGCCACCTACAAATTTTCCACCGACATGGACACTGAAGCTGCTACCAAG CAGATCAAGCTTGATGCATTGAAAGAAAGAGTTGGGCGAGAGATCTGTGTTTTTGAAACATTTGTTTCTTCATCATCAAATGCAGCATTATCCAATG AGTTGACTGATGACTTCTATGAGTTTACTGCTGAAGATTATCATAGAATTTTGGCAGCTAAAAAGGAAG ATAAATTCTTGAAAACTCGAAAAATCCGAGAAGCCGAAGAGGCAGCGCGTAGGTCAGAAATGACGAAG GCTATAATTAGAGTTCGATTCCCAGATAATCACACATTGGAGACTACCTTCCACCCATCAGAAACAGTCCAGAGTTTAATTGATGTCCTGACTAAAGTTATTGCACTGCCAGAGCAGCCATTCTATATAT ATACTACTCCGCCTAAAAAGATCATGAAAGACATGTCTCAGAATTTTTATGATGCTGGCTTTTGTCCTGGAGCCATTGTCTACTTCTCGTACCATGTCCCAAAAG GTAGCACTGGTCCTTACCTTGAAGAAGATATATTATCTTTGAAGGAACTGCATGCTGCTAATGGTCAAGGCCAACAATCTGAGCCTTTAGTACAGTCAGAACCGGAACCTGCAGTGGCAACACATCCTCCTGTTGAACAACGCAAACCTGCTGAGAAAAAGCTTGTTAAACCAAAGTGGTTAAAAATGTGA
- the LOC137825572 gene encoding plant UBX domain-containing protein 1 isoform X1 gives MVVGSFILTSNTKRRATYKFSTDMDTEAATKQIKLDALKERVGREICVFETFVSSSSNAALSNEELTDDFYEFTAEDYHRILAAKKEDKFLKTRKIREAEEAARRSEMTKAIIRVRFPDNHTLETTFHPSETVQSLIDVLTKVIALPEQPFYIYTTPPKKIMKDMSQNFYDAGFCPGAIVYFSYHVPKGSTGPYLEEDILSLKELHAANGQGQQSEPLVQSEPEPAVATHPPVEQRKPAEKKLVKPKWLKM, from the exons ATGGTCGTGGGTTCCTTCATACTAACTTCTAATACCAAGAGAAGGGCCACCTACAAATTTTCCACCGACATGGACACTGAAGCTGCTACCAAG CAGATCAAGCTTGATGCATTGAAAGAAAGAGTTGGGCGAGAGATCTGTGTTTTTGAAACATTTGTTTCTTCATCATCAAATGCAGCATTATCCAATG AAGAGTTGACTGATGACTTCTATGAGTTTACTGCTGAAGATTATCATAGAATTTTGGCAGCTAAAAAGGAAG ATAAATTCTTGAAAACTCGAAAAATCCGAGAAGCCGAAGAGGCAGCGCGTAGGTCAGAAATGACGAAG GCTATAATTAGAGTTCGATTCCCAGATAATCACACATTGGAGACTACCTTCCACCCATCAGAAACAGTCCAGAGTTTAATTGATGTCCTGACTAAAGTTATTGCACTGCCAGAGCAGCCATTCTATATAT ATACTACTCCGCCTAAAAAGATCATGAAAGACATGTCTCAGAATTTTTATGATGCTGGCTTTTGTCCTGGAGCCATTGTCTACTTCTCGTACCATGTCCCAAAAG GTAGCACTGGTCCTTACCTTGAAGAAGATATATTATCTTTGAAGGAACTGCATGCTGCTAATGGTCAAGGCCAACAATCTGAGCCTTTAGTACAGTCAGAACCGGAACCTGCAGTGGCAACACATCCTCCTGTTGAACAACGCAAACCTGCTGAGAAAAAGCTTGTTAAACCAAAGTGGTTAAAAATGTGA
- the LOC137825572 gene encoding plant UBX domain-containing protein 1 isoform X4 yields MVVGSFILTSNTKRRATYKFSTDMDTEAATKIKLDALKERVGREICVFETFVSSSSNAALSNELTDDFYEFTAEDYHRILAAKKEDKFLKTRKIREAEEAARRSEMTKAIIRVRFPDNHTLETTFHPSETVQSLIDVLTKVIALPEQPFYIYTTPPKKIMKDMSQNFYDAGFCPGAIVYFSYHVPKGSTGPYLEEDILSLKELHAANGQGQQSEPLVQSEPEPAVATHPPVEQRKPAEKKLVKPKWLKM; encoded by the exons ATGGTCGTGGGTTCCTTCATACTAACTTCTAATACCAAGAGAAGGGCCACCTACAAATTTTCCACCGACATGGACACTGAAGCTGCTACCAAG ATCAAGCTTGATGCATTGAAAGAAAGAGTTGGGCGAGAGATCTGTGTTTTTGAAACATTTGTTTCTTCATCATCAAATGCAGCATTATCCAATG AGTTGACTGATGACTTCTATGAGTTTACTGCTGAAGATTATCATAGAATTTTGGCAGCTAAAAAGGAAG ATAAATTCTTGAAAACTCGAAAAATCCGAGAAGCCGAAGAGGCAGCGCGTAGGTCAGAAATGACGAAG GCTATAATTAGAGTTCGATTCCCAGATAATCACACATTGGAGACTACCTTCCACCCATCAGAAACAGTCCAGAGTTTAATTGATGTCCTGACTAAAGTTATTGCACTGCCAGAGCAGCCATTCTATATAT ATACTACTCCGCCTAAAAAGATCATGAAAGACATGTCTCAGAATTTTTATGATGCTGGCTTTTGTCCTGGAGCCATTGTCTACTTCTCGTACCATGTCCCAAAAG GTAGCACTGGTCCTTACCTTGAAGAAGATATATTATCTTTGAAGGAACTGCATGCTGCTAATGGTCAAGGCCAACAATCTGAGCCTTTAGTACAGTCAGAACCGGAACCTGCAGTGGCAACACATCCTCCTGTTGAACAACGCAAACCTGCTGAGAAAAAGCTTGTTAAACCAAAGTGGTTAAAAATGTGA